In Sciurus carolinensis chromosome 17, mSciCar1.2, whole genome shotgun sequence, one genomic interval encodes:
- the Rad23a gene encoding UV excision repair protein RAD23 homolog A isoform X1, protein MAVTITLKTLQQQTFKIRMEPDETVKVLKEKIEAEKGRDAFPVAGQKLIYAGKILSDDVPIRDYRIDEKNFVVVMVTKAKAGQGTSAPPEVSPTAVPESSTPFPPTPASGMSHPPPTSREDKSPSEESAPTTSPESVSGSVPSSGSSGREEDAASTLVTGSEYETMLAEIMSMGYERERVVAALRASYNNPHRAVEYLLTGIPGSPEPEHGSVQESQVSEQPATEAAGENPLEFLRDQPQFQNMRQVIQQNPALLPALLQQLGQENPQLLQQISRHQEQFIQMLNEPPGELADISDVEGEVGAIGEEAPQMNYIQVTPQEKEAIERLKALGFPESLVIQAYFACEKNENLAANFLLSQNFDDE, encoded by the exons ATGGCCGTCACCATCACGCTTAAAACGCTGCAGCAGCAGACCTTCAAGATCCGCATGGAACCTGACGAGACG GTGAAGGTGCTAAAGGAGAAGATAGAAGCTGAGAAAGGCCGTGATGCTTTCCCAGTGGCTGGACAGAAACTCATTTACGCCGGCAAGATCCTGAGCGATGATGTCCCCATCAGGGACTACCGCATTGATGAGAAGAACTTTGTGGTTGTCATGGTGACCAAG GCCAAAGCTGGTCAGGGTACCTCAGCACCCCCAGAGGTCTCACCCACTGCTGTTCCGGAGtcctccacacccttcccacCAACCCCTGCCTCAGGCATGTCCCATCCCCCACCTACCAGCAGAGAGGACAAGAGCCCATCGGAGGAATCAGCCCCCACGACGTCCCCAGAGTCTGTGTCAGG CTCTGTTCCCTCTTCAGGTAGCAGCGGGCGAGAGGAAGACGCGGCGTCCACGCTAG TGACTGGCTCTGAATACGAGACAATGTTGGCGGAGATCATGTCCATGGGCTACGAGCGGGAGCGGGTCGTGGCTGCCCTGAGAGCCAGCTACAACAACCCCCACCGCGCTGTGGAGTACCTGCTCACG GGAATTCCGGGGAGCCCTGAGCCAGAACATGGTTCTGTCCAGGAGAGCCAGGTGTCTGAGCAGCCAGCCACAGAAGCAG CAGGAGAGAACCCTTTGGAGTTCCTGCGGGACCAGCCCCAGTTCCAGAACATGCGGCAGGTGATTCAGCAGAACCCAGCACTGCTGCCCGCCCTGCTTCAGCAGCTGGGCCAGGAGAACCCTCAGCTTTTGCAG CAAATCAGCAGACACCAGGAGCAGTTCATCCAGATGTTGAATGAACCCCCTGGTGAGCTGGCAGACATCTCAGACGTGGAGGGGGAGGTGGGCGCCATAGGCGAGGAGGCCCCACAGATGAACTATATCCAGGTGACGCCGCAGGAGAAAGAAGCTATAGAGAGG TTGAAGGCCCTGGGCTTCCCAGAGAGTCTGGTGATCCAGGCCTACTTCGCATGTGAAAAAAACGAGAACTTGGCTGCCAACTTTCTCCTGAGTCAGAACTTTGATGACGAGTGA
- the Rad23a gene encoding UV excision repair protein RAD23 homolog A isoform X2, translated as MAVTITLKTLQQQTFKIRMEPDETVKVLKEKIEAEKGRDAFPVAGQKLIYAGKILSDDVPIRDYRIDEKNFVVVMVTKAKAGQGTSAPPEVSPTAVPESSTPFPPTPASGMSHPPPTSREDKSPSEESAPTTSPESVSGSVPSSGSSGREEDAASTLVTGSEYETMLAEIMSMGYERERVVAALRASYNNPHRAVEYLLTGIPGSPEPEHGSVQESQVSEQPATEAGENPLEFLRDQPQFQNMRQVIQQNPALLPALLQQLGQENPQLLQQISRHQEQFIQMLNEPPGELADISDVEGEVGAIGEEAPQMNYIQVTPQEKEAIERLKALGFPESLVIQAYFACEKNENLAANFLLSQNFDDE; from the exons ATGGCCGTCACCATCACGCTTAAAACGCTGCAGCAGCAGACCTTCAAGATCCGCATGGAACCTGACGAGACG GTGAAGGTGCTAAAGGAGAAGATAGAAGCTGAGAAAGGCCGTGATGCTTTCCCAGTGGCTGGACAGAAACTCATTTACGCCGGCAAGATCCTGAGCGATGATGTCCCCATCAGGGACTACCGCATTGATGAGAAGAACTTTGTGGTTGTCATGGTGACCAAG GCCAAAGCTGGTCAGGGTACCTCAGCACCCCCAGAGGTCTCACCCACTGCTGTTCCGGAGtcctccacacccttcccacCAACCCCTGCCTCAGGCATGTCCCATCCCCCACCTACCAGCAGAGAGGACAAGAGCCCATCGGAGGAATCAGCCCCCACGACGTCCCCAGAGTCTGTGTCAGG CTCTGTTCCCTCTTCAGGTAGCAGCGGGCGAGAGGAAGACGCGGCGTCCACGCTAG TGACTGGCTCTGAATACGAGACAATGTTGGCGGAGATCATGTCCATGGGCTACGAGCGGGAGCGGGTCGTGGCTGCCCTGAGAGCCAGCTACAACAACCCCCACCGCGCTGTGGAGTACCTGCTCACG GGAATTCCGGGGAGCCCTGAGCCAGAACATGGTTCTGTCCAGGAGAGCCAGGTGTCTGAGCAGCCAGCCACAGAAGCAG GAGAGAACCCTTTGGAGTTCCTGCGGGACCAGCCCCAGTTCCAGAACATGCGGCAGGTGATTCAGCAGAACCCAGCACTGCTGCCCGCCCTGCTTCAGCAGCTGGGCCAGGAGAACCCTCAGCTTTTGCAG CAAATCAGCAGACACCAGGAGCAGTTCATCCAGATGTTGAATGAACCCCCTGGTGAGCTGGCAGACATCTCAGACGTGGAGGGGGAGGTGGGCGCCATAGGCGAGGAGGCCCCACAGATGAACTATATCCAGGTGACGCCGCAGGAGAAAGAAGCTATAGAGAGG TTGAAGGCCCTGGGCTTCCCAGAGAGTCTGGTGATCCAGGCCTACTTCGCATGTGAAAAAAACGAGAACTTGGCTGCCAACTTTCTCCTGAGTCAGAACTTTGATGACGAGTGA
- the Rad23a gene encoding UV excision repair protein RAD23 homolog A isoform X3, whose translation MAVTITLKTLQQQTFKIRMEPDETVKVLKEKIEAEKGRDAFPVAGQKLIYAGKILSDDVPIRDYRIDEKNFVVVMVTKAKAGQGTSAPPEVSPTAVPESSTPFPPTPASGMSHPPPTSREDKSPSEESAPTTSPESVSGSVPSSGSSGREEDAASTLVTGSEYETMLAEIMSMGYERERVVAALRASYNNPHRAVEYLLTGIPGSPEPEHGSVQESQVSEQPATEAAGENPLEFLRDQPQFQNMRQVIQQNPALLPALLQQLGQENPQLLQQISRHQEQFIQMLNEPPGELADISDVEGEVGAIVEGPGLPRESGDPGLLRM comes from the exons ATGGCCGTCACCATCACGCTTAAAACGCTGCAGCAGCAGACCTTCAAGATCCGCATGGAACCTGACGAGACG GTGAAGGTGCTAAAGGAGAAGATAGAAGCTGAGAAAGGCCGTGATGCTTTCCCAGTGGCTGGACAGAAACTCATTTACGCCGGCAAGATCCTGAGCGATGATGTCCCCATCAGGGACTACCGCATTGATGAGAAGAACTTTGTGGTTGTCATGGTGACCAAG GCCAAAGCTGGTCAGGGTACCTCAGCACCCCCAGAGGTCTCACCCACTGCTGTTCCGGAGtcctccacacccttcccacCAACCCCTGCCTCAGGCATGTCCCATCCCCCACCTACCAGCAGAGAGGACAAGAGCCCATCGGAGGAATCAGCCCCCACGACGTCCCCAGAGTCTGTGTCAGG CTCTGTTCCCTCTTCAGGTAGCAGCGGGCGAGAGGAAGACGCGGCGTCCACGCTAG TGACTGGCTCTGAATACGAGACAATGTTGGCGGAGATCATGTCCATGGGCTACGAGCGGGAGCGGGTCGTGGCTGCCCTGAGAGCCAGCTACAACAACCCCCACCGCGCTGTGGAGTACCTGCTCACG GGAATTCCGGGGAGCCCTGAGCCAGAACATGGTTCTGTCCAGGAGAGCCAGGTGTCTGAGCAGCCAGCCACAGAAGCAG CAGGAGAGAACCCTTTGGAGTTCCTGCGGGACCAGCCCCAGTTCCAGAACATGCGGCAGGTGATTCAGCAGAACCCAGCACTGCTGCCCGCCCTGCTTCAGCAGCTGGGCCAGGAGAACCCTCAGCTTTTGCAG CAAATCAGCAGACACCAGGAGCAGTTCATCCAGATGTTGAATGAACCCCCTGGTGAGCTGGCAGACATCTCAGACGTGGAGGGGGAGGTGGGCGCCATAG TTGAAGGCCCTGGGCTTCCCAGAGAGTCTGGTGATCCAGGCCTACTTCGCATGTGA